The following are encoded in a window of Apteryx mantelli isolate bAptMan1 chromosome 17, bAptMan1.hap1, whole genome shotgun sequence genomic DNA:
- the MYO1H gene encoding unconventional myosin-Ih, with protein sequence MEGALIARDRVGVQDFVLLDSHTSETAFLNNLRKRYQENLIYTYIGTLLVSVNPYKELDIYTMTQMQLYRGVNFFELPPHLYAIADNAYRVMCSEYNNHFILISGESGAGKTEASKKILQYYAVTCPTTEQLQIVRDRLLLSNPVLEAFGNAKTLRNDNSSRFGKYMDIQFDFKGAPVGGHILSYLIEKSRVVHQNHGERNFHIFYQLLEGGDKDLLCWLGLERNPQKYSYLIQGRCAKVFSINDKNDWKIVRKAFSIIDFTEKDTEHLFGVVASVLHFGNIQFEEDSNGHAIIRNGTQIKWISKLLGVHLSILQEALTNRKIEARSEEVLSPLNVDLAFYARDAVAKAIYGRTFTWLVNKINGSLANKDSTRKTVIGLLDIYGFEVLDTNSFEQFCINYCNEKLQQLLIEMTLKAEQEEYELEGIEWEPIPYFNNKIICDLVEQKHKGIISILDEECLRPGEATDLSFLEKLEEKVGDHAHFVTRKLADQKTRKSIDWVDFRLLHYAGEVTYCAVGFLEKNNDLLYRNLKEVLCNSKNGIVRDCFLLSELDNRRRPETVATQFKNSLTSLIEILMSKEPSYVRCIKPNENKEPGKFDDYLIRHQVKYLGLMEHLRVRRAGFAYRRKYEHFLQRYKSLCPATWPHWHGPAAEGVERLIKHIGYKPEEYKLGRTKIFIRFPKTLFATEDAFEIRKHLLVSRLQAKYKGRLGKREYQKKRAAAIKLEACWRGALARKEAKKRTWAVQIIRKFINGFINRRKPLCPENIEFVRLVQYTYFMKLRDHVPKNVLDKSWLQPPSILEETSEMLQKICIRNLVRKYCRGVTAERKVQLQQKVVASAVFRGKKEGYLQSINQPFMDTRLKENDINPKVLQLIHGEKIKYVTPVVKYDRNGFKARERLLVLTQSAAYVVEMAKIKQKIDYATLKGISTSNLSDGIVVIHVPEDNKQKGDVILQCEHIFETVTKLCMLANKQNLVKVVQGSLQFRVGSGKEGTMIFTVGQEPQIFKAKNGQLTVVSTR encoded by the exons ATGGAAGGGGCTCTGATAGCCCGGGACAGAGTTGGGGTGCAGGACTTCGTGCTCCTGGATTCTCACACCAGTGAGACTGCTTTCCTGAACAATCTTCGCAAGCGATATCAAGAGAATCTCATCTAT ACATATATTGGTACCCTTCTTGTATCTGTCAACCCTTACAAAGAGCTGGATATCTACACAATGACACAGATGCAGCTTTATCGAGGGGTAAACTTTTTTGAACTGCCACCACATCT ATATGCCATAGCTGACAATGCCTACCGGGTAATGTGCAGTGAATACAACAATCATTTCATCCTCATCTCTGGGGAGAGCGGAGCTGGGAAAACAGAAGCTTCAAAGAAGATCTTGCAGTATTATGCAGTAACCTGTCCAACTACAGAACAGCTGCAAATAGTCCGTGATCGTCTACTACTTTCCAATCCCGTTCTGGAG GCTTTTGGAAATGCAAAAACTCTGCGTAATGACAACTCGAGTAGATTTGGGAAATACATGGATATCCAATTTGATTTTAAG GGAGCTCCAGTAGGAGGGCACATCCTCAGTTACCTAATTGAGAAATCCCGAGTTGTCCATCAAAACCATGGAGAGAGGAATTTCCATATTTTCTACCAGTTACtggagggtggagacaaggatcTTCTTTGCTGGCTTGGGCTGGAGCGCAACCCCCAGAAGTACTCTTATCTCATACAG GGTCGATGTGCCAAAGTGTTTTCTATTAATGACAAGAATGACTGGAAAATAGTCCGCAAAGCTTTTTCTATCATTGACTTCACTGAAAAAGATACAGAG CATCTCTTTGGAGTTGTTGCCAGTGTCCTGCACTTTGGGAACATTCAGTTTGAAGAAGATAGCAATGGACATGCCATCATTCGCAACGGCACTCAGATCAAGTGGATCTCAAAG ctacTGGGTGTGCATTTGTCGATTCTGCAGGAAGCTCTCACCAATCGGAAGATTGAAGCCAGATCTGAGGAG GTCCTAAGCCCATTGAATGTGGACCTGGCATTCTATGCTCGGGATGCAGTAGCGAAGGCGATTTATGGGCGCACTTTCACTTGGCTAGTCAACAAAATTAATGGCTCTCTAGCCAACAAG GATTCAACCCGGAAAACTGTTATTGGTCTCCTGGATATCTATGGATTTGAAGTACTGGACACAAACAG CTTTGAGCAGTTCTGCATTAATTACTGCAATGAGAAGCTTCAGCAGCTGTTGATCGAGATGACcttgaaagcagagcaggaggaatATGAGCTGGAAGGAATAGAG TGGGAACCAATTCCATATTTTAACAACAAGATCATCTGTGACTTGGTTGAGCAGAAACATAAAGGAATAATCTCCATTCTG GATGAAGAATGTTTACGTCCTGGTGAAGCAACTGATTTGAGCTTCTTGGAAAAGCTGGAAGAGAAAGTAGGAGATCATGCCCATTTCGTGAC TCGCAAACTTGCAGATCAGAAAACACGGAAATCAATTGACTGGGTGGATTTCCGTCTCCTTCACTACGCAGGAGAAGTCACTTACTGTGCTGTTG gatttcTTGAGAAGAATAATGATCTCCTGTACAGAAACCTGAAAGAG GTGCTGTGCAACTCTAAAAATGGCATCGTTAGAGACTGCTTTTTGCTATCAGAACTAGACAACAGGAGAAGGCCAGAAACT GTTGCAACCCAGTTCAAAAACAGCCTTACGAGTCTAATAGAAATACTGATGTCCAAGGAACCGTCTTATGTTCGATGCATTAAACCTAACGAAAACAAGGAGCCTG GGAAGTTTGATGATTACCTGATCCGACATCAGGTGAAGTACCTGGGACTGATGGAGCACTTGCGGGTGAGACGGGCTGGCTTCGCATACCGGCGGAAGTATGAACACTTCTTGCAAAG GTATAAGTCCCTGTGTCCAGCTACCTGGCCACACTGGCATGGGCCAGCAGCTGAGGGTGTGGAGAGGCTCATAAAGCATATTGGTTACAAGCCTGAGGAATACAAATTAGGAAG AACCAAAATATTCATTCGTTTCCCAAAGACTCTGTTTGCTACTGAAGATGCATTTGAAATCAGAAAGCACCTGCTAG tttcaagaCTACAGGCCAAGTATAAAGGACGCCTTGGGAAGAGAGAGTACCAGAAGAAGAGAGCAGCAG CTATCAAGCTGGAGGCTTGCTGGCGAGGGGCACTGGCGCGGAAAGAGGCCAAGAAGAGGACATGGGCTGTTCAGATAATCAGGAA ATTCATAAATGGCTTCATCAATCGAAGAAAACCTCTTTGCCCAGAGAACATTGAATTTGTACGGCTTGTGCAATATACCTACTTTATGAAGCTCAGAGACCATGTTCCAAAAAATGTCTTGGACAAGAGCTGGCTCCAGCCTCCTTCTATCCTAGAAGAG aCATCTGAGATGCTGCAGAAAATCTGTATTAGGAACCTAGTAAGAAAATACTGCCGAGGAGTTACTGCTGAGAGGAAAGTACAG TTGCAGCAAAAAGTTGTAGCAAGTGCcgttttcagagggaagaaggAGGGCTACCTGCAGAGCATAAACCAGCCTTTCATGGATACCCGACTAA AGGAGAATGATATAAACCCCAAAGTATTGCAGCTAATCCATGGTGAGAAGATCAAG TACGTGACCCCTGTGGTAAAATATGACAGGAATGGCTTCAAAGCACGAGAACGGCTACTTGTTCTGACCCAGTCCGCAGCTTATGTGGTAGAAATGGCCAAGATCAAACAAAAAATAGACTATGCCACTTTGAAAG GCATTTCTACCAGTAACCTGAGTGATGGAATTGTAGTCATTCATGTTCCTGAGGACAACAAACAGAAG GGAGATGTGATACTTCAATGTGAGCATATCTTTGAAACAGTCACTAAACTCTGCATGCTGGCCAATAAGCAAAATCTTGTTAAAGTTGTGCAGGGAAG TCTTCAGTTTCGTGTTGGCTCTGGGAAGGAGGGGACAATGATTTTCACTGTTGGGCAGGAGCCTCAGATCTTTAAAGCCAAAAATGGACAACTAACAGTG GTGTCAACCAGATAA
- the KCTD10 gene encoding BTB/POZ domain-containing adapter for CUL3-mediated RhoA degradation protein 3 isoform X3: protein MSGESVVSSAVPAAATRTTSFKGTSPSSKYVKLNIGGALYYTTMQTLTKQDTMLKAMFSGRMEVLTDSEGWILIDRCGKHFGTILNYLRDGAVPLPESRREIEELLAEAKYYLVQGLVDECQAALQQNKDAYEPFCKVPVITSSKEEQKLIATSNKPAVKLLYNRSNNKYSYTSNSDDNMLKNIELFDKLSLRFNGRVLFIKDVIGDEICCWSFYGQGRKIAEVCCTSIVYATEKKQTKVEFPEARIYEETLNILLYESQDGRGPDNALLEATGGAAGRSHHLDEDEERERIERVRRIHIKRPDDRAHLHQ from the exons ATGTCGGGAGAAAGTGTGGTGAGCTCAGCGGTGCCGGCGGCTGCGACTCGCACCACCTCCTTCAAAGGGACCAGTCCGAGCTCCAAGTATGTGAAGCTGAACATTGGTGGTGCCCTCTACTACACCACCATGCAGACCCTGACCAAGCAGGACACCATGCTCAAGGCCATGTTCAGTGGCCGGATGGAGGTCCTCACCGACAGCGAAG GCTGGATTCTGATCGACCGCTGTGGGAAACATTTTGGGACGATACTGAACTACCTGCGTGATGGGGCTGTGCCGCTCCCTGAGAGTCGCAGAGAGATAGAAGAGTTGTTGGCTGAAGCAAAGTACTACTTGGTCCAGGGGCTGGTGGACGAGTGCCAGGCAGCCTTGCAG CAGAACAAAGATGCATATGAACCGTTTTGCAAGGTACCAGTGATCACTTCTTCCAAGGAAGAGCAAAAACTTATCGCCACTTCCAATAAG ccaGCAGTGAAGTTGCTATATAACAGAAGCAACAACAAATATTCCTATACCAG CAACTCTGACGACAACATGCTGAAGAACATTGAACTGTTCGATAAGCTGTCCTTGAGGTTTAATGGGAGAGTGCTCTTTATAAAAGACGTGATAGGAGATGAGATCTGCTGCTGGTCTTTTTACGGGCAGGGACGGAAGATCGCCGAAGTCTGCTGCACTTCCATTGTTTATGCTactgagaaaaaacagacaaag GTGGAGTTCCCAGAAGCCCGCATTTATGAGGAGACACTGAACATTCTGCTGTACGAGTCCCAGGACGGGCGAGGACCCGACAACGCACTCTTAGAAGCCACAGGAGGGGCAGCTGGCCGCTCCCATCACTTAGATGAAGATGAGGAGCGAGAGCGCATTGAACGGGTGCGACGAATTCATATTAAACGTCCAGATGACAGGGCACATCTGCATCAGTGA
- the KCTD10 gene encoding BTB/POZ domain-containing adapter for CUL3-mediated RhoA degradation protein 3 isoform X2 has protein sequence MEEMSGESVVSSAVPAAATRTTSFKGTSPSSKYVKLNIGGALYYTTMQTLTKQDTMLKAMFSGRMEVLTDSEGWILIDRCGKHFGTILNYLRDGAVPLPESRREIEELLAEAKYYLVQGLVDECQAALQNKDAYEPFCKVPVITSSKEEQKLIATSNKPAVKLLYNRSNNKYSYTSNSDDNMLKNIELFDKLSLRFNGRVLFIKDVIGDEICCWSFYGQGRKIAEVCCTSIVYATEKKQTKVEFPEARIYEETLNILLYESQDGRGPDNALLEATGGAAGRSHHLDEDEERERIERVRRIHIKRPDDRAHLHQ, from the exons GAAGAGATGTCGGGAGAAAGTGTGGTGAGCTCAGCGGTGCCGGCGGCTGCGACTCGCACCACCTCCTTCAAAGGGACCAGTCCGAGCTCCAAGTATGTGAAGCTGAACATTGGTGGTGCCCTCTACTACACCACCATGCAGACCCTGACCAAGCAGGACACCATGCTCAAGGCCATGTTCAGTGGCCGGATGGAGGTCCTCACCGACAGCGAAG GCTGGATTCTGATCGACCGCTGTGGGAAACATTTTGGGACGATACTGAACTACCTGCGTGATGGGGCTGTGCCGCTCCCTGAGAGTCGCAGAGAGATAGAAGAGTTGTTGGCTGAAGCAAAGTACTACTTGGTCCAGGGGCTGGTGGACGAGTGCCAGGCAGCCTTGCAG AACAAAGATGCATATGAACCGTTTTGCAAGGTACCAGTGATCACTTCTTCCAAGGAAGAGCAAAAACTTATCGCCACTTCCAATAAG ccaGCAGTGAAGTTGCTATATAACAGAAGCAACAACAAATATTCCTATACCAG CAACTCTGACGACAACATGCTGAAGAACATTGAACTGTTCGATAAGCTGTCCTTGAGGTTTAATGGGAGAGTGCTCTTTATAAAAGACGTGATAGGAGATGAGATCTGCTGCTGGTCTTTTTACGGGCAGGGACGGAAGATCGCCGAAGTCTGCTGCACTTCCATTGTTTATGCTactgagaaaaaacagacaaag GTGGAGTTCCCAGAAGCCCGCATTTATGAGGAGACACTGAACATTCTGCTGTACGAGTCCCAGGACGGGCGAGGACCCGACAACGCACTCTTAGAAGCCACAGGAGGGGCAGCTGGCCGCTCCCATCACTTAGATGAAGATGAGGAGCGAGAGCGCATTGAACGGGTGCGACGAATTCATATTAAACGTCCAGATGACAGGGCACATCTGCATCAGTGA
- the KCTD10 gene encoding BTB/POZ domain-containing adapter for CUL3-mediated RhoA degradation protein 3 isoform X1 encodes MEEMSGESVVSSAVPAAATRTTSFKGTSPSSKYVKLNIGGALYYTTMQTLTKQDTMLKAMFSGRMEVLTDSEGWILIDRCGKHFGTILNYLRDGAVPLPESRREIEELLAEAKYYLVQGLVDECQAALQQNKDAYEPFCKVPVITSSKEEQKLIATSNKPAVKLLYNRSNNKYSYTSNSDDNMLKNIELFDKLSLRFNGRVLFIKDVIGDEICCWSFYGQGRKIAEVCCTSIVYATEKKQTKVEFPEARIYEETLNILLYESQDGRGPDNALLEATGGAAGRSHHLDEDEERERIERVRRIHIKRPDDRAHLHQ; translated from the exons GAAGAGATGTCGGGAGAAAGTGTGGTGAGCTCAGCGGTGCCGGCGGCTGCGACTCGCACCACCTCCTTCAAAGGGACCAGTCCGAGCTCCAAGTATGTGAAGCTGAACATTGGTGGTGCCCTCTACTACACCACCATGCAGACCCTGACCAAGCAGGACACCATGCTCAAGGCCATGTTCAGTGGCCGGATGGAGGTCCTCACCGACAGCGAAG GCTGGATTCTGATCGACCGCTGTGGGAAACATTTTGGGACGATACTGAACTACCTGCGTGATGGGGCTGTGCCGCTCCCTGAGAGTCGCAGAGAGATAGAAGAGTTGTTGGCTGAAGCAAAGTACTACTTGGTCCAGGGGCTGGTGGACGAGTGCCAGGCAGCCTTGCAG CAGAACAAAGATGCATATGAACCGTTTTGCAAGGTACCAGTGATCACTTCTTCCAAGGAAGAGCAAAAACTTATCGCCACTTCCAATAAG ccaGCAGTGAAGTTGCTATATAACAGAAGCAACAACAAATATTCCTATACCAG CAACTCTGACGACAACATGCTGAAGAACATTGAACTGTTCGATAAGCTGTCCTTGAGGTTTAATGGGAGAGTGCTCTTTATAAAAGACGTGATAGGAGATGAGATCTGCTGCTGGTCTTTTTACGGGCAGGGACGGAAGATCGCCGAAGTCTGCTGCACTTCCATTGTTTATGCTactgagaaaaaacagacaaag GTGGAGTTCCCAGAAGCCCGCATTTATGAGGAGACACTGAACATTCTGCTGTACGAGTCCCAGGACGGGCGAGGACCCGACAACGCACTCTTAGAAGCCACAGGAGGGGCAGCTGGCCGCTCCCATCACTTAGATGAAGATGAGGAGCGAGAGCGCATTGAACGGGTGCGACGAATTCATATTAAACGTCCAGATGACAGGGCACATCTGCATCAGTGA